From Streptomyces sp. NBC_00683, one genomic window encodes:
- a CDS encoding cupin domain-containing protein yields MKAFRLDELEAERAANEGAYLQFIRERNMSVGLYALDAGELDPQKPHKQDEVYFVVSGRAAITVGMETTQVGRGSVVYVPAGTAHKFHHITEDLRVMVVFSPPES; encoded by the coding sequence ATGAAGGCATTCAGACTGGACGAGCTGGAGGCGGAGCGGGCCGCCAACGAGGGTGCCTACCTGCAGTTCATCCGGGAACGCAACATGTCCGTCGGCCTGTACGCACTGGACGCCGGCGAACTCGACCCCCAGAAGCCGCACAAGCAGGACGAGGTCTACTTCGTCGTGAGCGGCCGCGCCGCGATCACCGTCGGCATGGAGACCACACAGGTGGGCAGGGGGAGCGTCGTGTACGTTCCCGCCGGTACGGCCCACAAGTTCCACCACATCACCGAGGACCTCAGGGTGATGGTGGTCTTCTCTCCGCCGGAGAGCTGA